A single window of Pseudoduganella plicata DNA harbors:
- a CDS encoding Hsp70 family protein has product MSQYLVSIDLGTTNTVLAYAAPGARDVQLFGIEQLTAPGEVGAATLLPSTRYHPAAGEIAAGDLQLPWREADVAGVNNAIVGRLARRLGAQVPGRIVASAKSWLSHPGVDRLAPILPWGADDGVAKVSPVAASASYLAHLRGAWDNRFPAHPLARQQIVLTIPASFDEGARALTLEAARLAGLPQVRLLEEPQAALYDWLFRHRDTLAADLADTRLVLVADVGGGTTDFSLVRVELQHGEPVLTRIGVGNHLILGGDNMDLALAHLAESRLAQPDAPATRLTPGRLAQLTERCRTAKEQLLAHDAPSQATVTLLGSGSKLIGGSRSATLLKEDVERIVVDGFFPLNPEQEAARRGRGAIVEFGLPYASDAAVTRHLVSFLRQHAAAARAALGTPDDGTLPVPDTLLLNGGVFRADALARRLEDTLSGWRNAPIRILHNENPDVAVARGGVAYSLARHGFAPAIEGGSPRSYYLLLDGDKAPGVPRRAVCILPRGTQPGREVRLADRTFALRMGRPVRFHLVSTVADAGERAGDVADLDPADFIALPPIAMVLQHGGSTARKEVPVQLAVALSEVGTLEVHCVGRDDGQRWLLEFQLRGQEEDGAEVQEEPPPPRFADAVERIERIFGGRALQVDVKEVRRLRGELEHLLGSRERWATPVLRRLFDALLERAKGRRRSPEHERVWLNLAGYCLRPGFGHGLDDWRIEQLWAMFETGVQYQKDSQVRAEWWTLWRRVAGGLDATAQLRLLDDFAFNLQADAAERGRRPVTLVDGSEEDMLRLGAALERIPSAYKAEIGNWMLGQIVALPTSGPKYDARAAAGFTRYLWALGRVGARQPFHGSAHEVAPAATVEEWLNAILQLDWKKIEPAGFAAAHLARRTGDRSRDIGEALRAEILRRMTAVGAPATWSAMVKDVVELDQASEQRMFGEALPPGLKLIG; this is encoded by the coding sequence ATGAGCCAGTACCTGGTCAGCATCGACCTGGGCACCACCAACACGGTGCTGGCGTATGCCGCACCCGGTGCCCGTGACGTGCAGCTGTTCGGCATCGAACAGCTGACGGCGCCCGGCGAAGTGGGCGCCGCCACCCTGCTGCCGTCCACCCGCTATCACCCGGCCGCTGGCGAGATCGCGGCGGGTGACCTGCAACTGCCCTGGCGGGAAGCCGACGTCGCCGGTGTGAACAACGCCATCGTCGGCCGTCTGGCACGCCGCCTCGGCGCGCAGGTGCCGGGCCGCATCGTGGCCAGCGCGAAAAGCTGGCTGTCGCATCCCGGCGTGGACCGCCTCGCCCCCATCCTGCCGTGGGGCGCGGACGACGGCGTGGCGAAAGTCTCGCCCGTCGCCGCCAGCGCCAGCTACCTGGCACACCTGCGCGGCGCCTGGGACAACCGCTTCCCCGCGCATCCGCTGGCGCGCCAGCAGATCGTCCTGACCATTCCCGCATCGTTCGACGAAGGCGCTCGCGCGCTGACGCTGGAGGCGGCGCGTCTGGCCGGGCTGCCGCAGGTGCGCCTGCTGGAAGAACCGCAGGCAGCGTTGTACGACTGGCTGTTCCGCCACCGCGACACATTGGCGGCTGACCTGGCCGACACGCGCCTGGTGCTGGTCGCGGACGTGGGCGGCGGCACCACCGACTTCTCGCTCGTGCGCGTCGAGCTGCAGCACGGCGAGCCGGTGCTGACGCGCATCGGCGTCGGCAATCACCTGATCCTCGGCGGCGACAATATGGACCTGGCGCTGGCGCACCTGGCGGAATCGCGCCTGGCGCAGCCGGACGCACCCGCGACGCGACTGACGCCGGGCCGCCTGGCGCAGCTGACGGAGCGCTGCCGCACGGCGAAGGAACAGCTGCTGGCGCACGACGCACCGAGTCAAGCCACCGTCACGTTACTCGGCAGCGGCTCCAAGCTGATAGGCGGCAGCCGCTCGGCCACGCTGTTGAAGGAAGACGTCGAACGCATCGTCGTCGATGGCTTCTTCCCGCTCAATCCGGAGCAGGAAGCGGCGCGCCGGGGCCGCGGCGCCATCGTCGAATTCGGCCTGCCGTATGCAAGCGACGCGGCCGTCACGCGCCATCTCGTGTCGTTCCTGCGCCAGCATGCGGCCGCCGCACGCGCCGCACTGGGCACGCCGGATGACGGTACGTTGCCCGTCCCGGACACGCTGCTGCTGAACGGCGGCGTGTTCCGCGCCGATGCGCTGGCGCGCCGGCTGGAAGACACGCTGTCGGGCTGGCGCAATGCGCCGATCCGCATCCTGCACAACGAAAACCCGGACGTGGCAGTGGCGCGCGGCGGCGTGGCCTACTCGCTGGCACGGCACGGCTTCGCGCCCGCCATCGAGGGCGGCTCGCCGCGCAGCTATTACCTGCTGCTCGATGGCGACAAGGCGCCGGGCGTGCCGCGCCGGGCCGTCTGCATCCTGCCGCGCGGCACGCAGCCGGGCCGTGAGGTACGTCTGGCGGACCGCACGTTCGCGCTGCGCATGGGCCGCCCCGTCAGGTTCCACCTGGTGTCGACGGTGGCCGACGCGGGCGAACGTGCCGGCGACGTGGCCGATCTCGATCCGGCCGACTTCATCGCGCTGCCGCCGATTGCGATGGTGCTGCAGCATGGCGGCAGCACCGCGCGCAAGGAAGTGCCGGTGCAGCTGGCCGTGGCGCTTTCCGAGGTGGGCACGCTGGAAGTGCATTGCGTGGGCCGCGACGACGGCCAGCGCTGGCTGCTGGAATTCCAGCTGCGCGGCCAGGAAGAGGATGGCGCCGAGGTGCAGGAAGAGCCGCCGCCGCCCCGCTTTGCCGATGCGGTGGAACGGATCGAGCGCATTTTCGGCGGCCGCGCGCTGCAGGTGGACGTCAAGGAAGTGCGGCGCCTGCGCGGCGAGCTGGAACACCTGCTGGGCAGCCGCGAACGCTGGGCCACGCCCGTGCTGCGCCGCCTGTTCGACGCGCTGCTGGAACGCGCCAAGGGCCGGCGCCGCTCGCCCGAACACGAGCGGGTCTGGCTCAACCTGGCCGGCTACTGCCTGCGGCCCGGCTTCGGCCATGGACTCGATGACTGGCGCATCGAGCAGCTGTGGGCCATGTTCGAAACGGGCGTGCAGTACCAGAAGGACAGCCAGGTGCGCGCGGAGTGGTGGACGTTGTGGCGCCGCGTGGCCGGCGGCCTCGACGCGACTGCCCAACTGCGCCTGCTGGACGACTTCGCGTTCAACCTGCAGGCCGATGCGGCCGAGCGGGGACGCCGCCCCGTCACGCTGGTGGACGGCAGCGAGGAAGACATGCTGCGCCTGGGCGCCGCGCTGGAACGCATCCCGTCGGCCTACAAGGCGGAAATCGGCAACTGGATGCTGGGGCAGATCGTGGCGCTGCCCACGTCCGGCCCGAAATACGATGCCAGGGCCGCCGCCGGCTTTACGCGCTACCTGTGGGCGCTGGGACGCGTCGGCGCACGTCAGCCGTTCCACGGCAGCGCGCACGAAGTGGCGCCTGCCGCCACGGTGGAAGAGTGGCTGAACGCGATCCTCCAGCTGGACTGGAAGAAGATCGAACCGGCCGGCTTCGCGGCGGCGCACCTGGCGCGCAGGACGGGCGACCGTTCGCGCGACATCGGCGAAGCGCTGCGCGCCGAGATCCTGCGGCGCATGACGGCCGTGGGCGCCCCGGCCACGTGGTCGGCCATGGTCAAGGATGTCGTGGAGCTGGACCAGGCCAGCGAGCAGCGCATGTTCGGCGAGGCGCTGCCGCCGGGATTGAAGCTGATTGGCTGA
- a CDS encoding tRNA-uridine aminocarboxypropyltransferase, with the protein MNLKRATCGICQRPLSTCICRWIAPVQSTLSVLLLQHPMETTNAKNTARLLHLSLPGSTLAVGEQFDEEALRALLDGPRRPVLLYPDTPGDASLGIAPAPPFDPAWADQAEDLLLVVLDATWRKSRKMLYLNPLLQALPRLALRDVPASQYHIRKAHAPGQLSTFEATVHALAQIEGIEARYAPLLAAFDGFIGQQQALMQPA; encoded by the coding sequence ATGAACCTGAAACGCGCTACCTGCGGCATCTGCCAGCGGCCGCTGTCCACCTGCATCTGCCGCTGGATCGCGCCCGTGCAAAGCACATTGTCGGTCCTGCTGCTGCAGCATCCGATGGAAACGACCAACGCAAAGAATACGGCAAGACTGCTGCATCTGAGCCTGCCGGGCAGCACCCTGGCGGTGGGCGAGCAATTCGATGAAGAAGCGCTGCGCGCGCTGCTCGACGGACCGCGCCGTCCGGTGCTGCTGTATCCCGACACCCCGGGCGACGCGTCGCTCGGCATCGCACCCGCGCCACCGTTCGACCCGGCGTGGGCCGACCAGGCTGAGGATCTGCTGCTGGTCGTGCTGGACGCGACCTGGCGCAAGAGCCGCAAGATGCTGTATCTGAACCCGCTGTTGCAGGCGCTGCCGCGGCTGGCGTTGCGCGATGTGCCGGCGTCGCAGTACCACATCCGCAAGGCCCATGCGCCGGGGCAGTTGTCCACGTTCGAGGCGACCGTGCACGCACTGGCGCAGATTGAAGGGATTGAAGCGCGCTATGCGCCGCTGCTGGCGGCGTTCGACGGCTTCATCGGCCAGCAGCAGGCGCTGATGCAGCCAGCATAA
- a CDS encoding methyl-accepting chemotaxis protein produces the protein MRNLRIGTRLGVGFGVVLALLAIMTLAGVLRMQQASRMTTELVGERTRNERLMAEWTKIIEVNAARASAAFLAVDPAEQKAIESTMAQASARATEIQDFLGNALHDPDSRAGHAAVLAARKAYVATRRTVLTAKATDPVAARQLYTGGLEKDRIAYLDALAALLRTEQGALDDTAAAIRRTYESGRNLLITFGVLALAAGVLLAWRITRTITEPLRQAVDVAERVSSGDLTSVVDTSGRDEMGQLMAALKKMNGSLVTIVGQVRNGTETITTASTQIAAGNMDLSSRTEQQASSLQQTASSMDELTSTVRLNADNARQARELARTAAETATQGGAVVSDVVRTMDAISASSGRIVDIVGVIDSIAFQTNILALNAAVEAARAGEQGRGFAVVASEVRALAQRSATAAKEIAALIGDSAQQVQAGGALVGRAGETMQDIVQAIRQVTDIMDGIADASAQQQSGIEQVNQAITQMDQVTQQNAALVEEAAAAAEAMQEQSSRLADAVAVFRVGTDGDRPARRRDDRSHAAPRLPA, from the coding sequence ATGCGCAATCTTCGAATCGGGACGAGGCTCGGCGTGGGCTTCGGCGTGGTGCTGGCGCTGCTGGCGATCATGACATTGGCCGGCGTGCTGCGCATGCAGCAGGCCAGCCGGATGACGACGGAGCTGGTCGGCGAACGCACCCGTAACGAGCGGCTGATGGCGGAGTGGACCAAGATCATCGAAGTCAACGCGGCGCGCGCCAGCGCCGCGTTCCTGGCCGTCGATCCGGCCGAGCAGAAGGCCATCGAAAGCACCATGGCGCAGGCGTCCGCACGCGCGACGGAAATCCAGGATTTCCTCGGCAATGCGCTGCACGACCCGGACAGCCGCGCCGGCCACGCCGCGGTGCTGGCGGCCCGCAAGGCGTATGTGGCAACGCGCAGGACAGTCCTGACGGCCAAGGCCACCGACCCGGTGGCCGCGCGCCAGCTCTACACGGGCGGCCTGGAAAAAGACCGCATTGCCTACCTCGACGCGCTGGCCGCGTTGTTGCGCACCGAGCAGGGGGCGCTGGACGACACGGCTGCCGCCATCCGGCGCACCTATGAAAGCGGACGCAACCTGCTCATCACCTTCGGCGTGCTGGCGCTGGCCGCAGGCGTGCTGCTGGCGTGGCGCATCACCCGCACCATCACGGAGCCGCTGCGCCAGGCGGTCGACGTGGCCGAACGGGTGTCGTCGGGCGATCTGACCAGCGTCGTCGACACGTCGGGACGCGACGAGATGGGCCAGCTGATGGCGGCATTGAAGAAAATGAACGGCAGCCTGGTGACGATCGTCGGTCAGGTGCGCAACGGGACCGAAACCATCACGACGGCGTCGACGCAAATCGCGGCGGGGAACATGGATCTGTCGTCGCGCACGGAGCAGCAGGCCAGTTCGCTGCAGCAGACGGCGTCGTCGATGGACGAACTGACTTCGACCGTGCGCCTGAACGCGGACAACGCACGCCAGGCACGCGAACTGGCGCGCACCGCCGCCGAGACGGCGACGCAGGGCGGCGCGGTCGTAAGCGACGTGGTGCGCACGATGGATGCCATCAGCGCCTCGTCCGGGCGCATCGTCGATATCGTCGGCGTCATCGACAGCATCGCCTTCCAGACCAATATCCTGGCGCTGAATGCCGCCGTCGAGGCAGCGCGGGCCGGCGAACAGGGGCGGGGCTTTGCCGTCGTCGCCTCGGAGGTTCGCGCGCTGGCGCAGCGCTCCGCCACGGCCGCGAAGGAAATCGCCGCGCTGATCGGCGACTCGGCGCAACAGGTGCAGGCCGGCGGCGCGCTGGTCGGCCGGGCCGGGGAGACGATGCAGGACATCGTCCAGGCGATCCGGCAGGTGACGGATATCATGGACGGCATCGCGGACGCCAGCGCCCAGCAGCAGAGCGGCATTGAACAGGTCAACCAGGCCATCACGCAGATGGACCAGGTGACGCAGCAGAACGCCGCGCTGGTCGAGGAAGCCGCGGCGGCGGCCGAGGCGATGCAGGAGCAGTCGTCACGGCTGGCCGATGCCGTGGCCGTGTTCCGCGTCGGGACGGATGGCGACAGGCCGGCGCGGCGGCGGGACGACCGGAGTCACGCGGCCCCGCGCTTGCCGGCTTGA
- the tssA gene encoding type VI secretion system protein TssA, whose amino-acid sequence MLDIDQLLVPISVTQVSGEDLSFSSDLDHIAHARREDDPALEQGEWKTALKSADWPFVATHCEQLIRSRSKDLRLAVWLAEAHAKTRHFRGLGDGYALLAGLCERFWDSLYPAPEEGDHELRIGNLFWLLSRSPQLVKEIPVTEDGTVSLADFDAARLRAAHAGLEADNNNPWGKQVEPDGPDIDELDARRRRNPAAFNATLLADAQYCLASLQTLERAVDRRLGADGPGFAPAREALQHAIDFIGLLAPVADAIETPAQGDGNAGPARAVERHDGTIASRQQAIDQLRRVAEYFRRAEPHSPVAYLADKAAAWGAMPLHEWLRSVVHDRAQLALLDELLGTAPSAPQG is encoded by the coding sequence ATGCTCGATATCGACCAGCTGCTCGTGCCCATCAGCGTTACCCAGGTCAGCGGCGAGGATCTCAGTTTTTCCAGCGACCTGGATCACATCGCCCACGCCCGCCGCGAGGACGACCCGGCGCTGGAGCAGGGCGAATGGAAGACGGCGCTGAAGTCGGCGGACTGGCCATTCGTGGCAACGCACTGCGAACAGCTGATCCGCTCGCGCAGCAAGGACCTGCGCCTGGCGGTGTGGCTGGCCGAGGCGCATGCCAAGACGCGCCACTTCCGCGGCCTGGGCGACGGTTACGCGCTGCTGGCCGGCCTGTGCGAACGCTTCTGGGACAGCCTGTATCCGGCGCCGGAAGAGGGCGACCACGAACTGCGCATCGGTAACCTGTTCTGGCTGTTGTCGCGCTCCCCGCAGTTGGTCAAGGAGATTCCCGTCACGGAGGACGGCACCGTCTCGCTGGCCGACTTCGACGCGGCCCGCCTGCGCGCGGCGCACGCGGGGCTCGAAGCGGACAACAACAACCCGTGGGGCAAGCAGGTCGAGCCGGACGGCCCGGACATCGACGAACTGGACGCGCGCCGGCGCCGGAACCCGGCGGCGTTCAACGCGACGCTGCTGGCCGATGCGCAATACTGCCTGGCATCGCTGCAGACGCTTGAACGGGCCGTCGACAGGCGGCTCGGCGCGGACGGCCCCGGCTTCGCGCCAGCGCGCGAGGCGCTGCAGCATGCCATCGACTTCATCGGCCTGCTGGCGCCTGTCGCCGACGCCATCGAAACACCGGCGCAGGGCGACGGCAATGCCGGGCCGGCGCGCGCGGTCGAGCGCCATGACGGCACGATCGCTTCGCGCCAGCAGGCCATCGACCAGTTGCGCCGCGTGGCCGAGTATTTCCGCCGTGCCGAACCGCACAGCCCTGTCGCCTACCTGGCCGACAAGGCGGCAGCGTGGGGTGCCATGCCGCTGCACGAATGGCTGCGCAGCGTCGTGCATGACCGCGCTCAACTGGCGCTGCTGGACGAGCTGCTGGGCACCGCCCCGTCGGCACCGCAGGGCTGA
- the tssE gene encoding type VI secretion system baseplate subunit TssE, with amino-acid sequence MRGLTPGLFDRLLGDRGFRGRLTLEQLKDAVARDLEDLLNTRVALPADALDGWPACAASVINYGLADIAGSCLSSIDDRKRICDDLRATIERHEPRLSNVQACVEQRAGSVNRIGFVITGVLQAPGVLEPINFDAVLQPSTLHYSIRCDTRGQA; translated from the coding sequence ATGAGAGGTCTGACCCCCGGTCTGTTCGACCGCCTGCTCGGCGACCGCGGTTTTCGCGGCCGGCTGACGCTGGAACAACTGAAGGACGCCGTGGCGCGCGACCTGGAAGACCTGCTGAACACCCGCGTGGCGCTGCCGGCCGACGCGCTGGACGGCTGGCCCGCCTGTGCCGCCTCGGTCATCAATTACGGCCTGGCCGACATCGCCGGCAGCTGCCTGTCCAGCATCGACGATCGCAAGCGCATCTGCGACGACCTGCGCGCCACCATCGAACGCCACGAGCCGCGGCTGTCGAACGTGCAGGCCTGCGTGGAACAGCGGGCCGGCAGCGTGAACCGCATCGGCTTCGTCATCACGGGTGTGCTGCAGGCGCCCGGCGTCCTGGAGCCGATCAATTTCGACGCCGTGCTGCAGCCATCCACGCTGCACTATTCGATCCGGTGCGACACGCGCGGGCAGGCTTGA
- a CDS encoding Hcp family type VI secretion system effector, translated as MAIDVYLYIDGIKGESADDRHKEWIECKSVAWGVEQPKSATSSTGGGHTAERCEHQDIVIMKLADLSSPILLQTCAAGRTIPKAKLEFMRADAMGERVKYYEIEIENVLIGAVSPSVDEGDILTESVALKFSRIRWRYTQQKITGGAGGNTSGGWDLAANRIV; from the coding sequence ATGGCAATCGACGTCTATTTGTATATTGATGGCATCAAGGGAGAGTCCGCGGACGACCGGCACAAGGAATGGATCGAGTGCAAATCCGTCGCGTGGGGCGTGGAGCAGCCGAAGTCCGCGACGTCGTCCACCGGCGGCGGCCACACGGCCGAGCGCTGCGAGCATCAGGACATCGTCATCATGAAGCTGGCCGACCTGTCCTCGCCCATCCTGCTGCAGACCTGCGCGGCGGGCCGTACGATCCCGAAGGCCAAGCTGGAGTTCATGCGTGCCGACGCGATGGGCGAGCGCGTCAAGTATTACGAGATCGAAATCGAGAATGTGCTGATCGGCGCGGTATCGCCGTCCGTGGACGAGGGCGACATCCTGACCGAATCGGTCGCACTCAAGTTTTCCAGGATCCGCTGGCGCTACACGCAGCAGAAAATCACGGGCGGCGCGGGCGGCAATACCTCCGGTGGCTGGGACCTGGCCGCCAACCGGATCGTCTGA
- the tssC gene encoding type VI secretion system contractile sheath large subunit has product MSAQMQVTAPAYADDGLLDEIVERSKVAKSTVEHARAKDIIGELVQQVMDGQVVISHSLSATLDNRVAELDRLISSQLSAIMHAPEFQKLEQSWAGLHYLVRNTATGPGLKVRMLNATKRELVRDFQSALEFDQSTMFKKVYEEEFGTFGGAPFAALLGDFEISRQPEDMYFIEQMSHVAAAAHAPFVTAAAPELFGLEGFGDLGKPRDLAKVFDTVEYAKWKAFRESEDARYVGLTLPRFLGRLPFNPVDGTTVDGFNFVEEVDGSDHQKYLWCNATYAFGAKLTKAFEEFGWCAAIRGVEGGGLVDDLPTHTFKTDEGEIALKCPTEVAITDRREKELSDLGFISLVHCKNTAYAAFFGAQSAQKARRYSSEAANANAVLSSQLQYIFAVSRIAHYMKAMMRDKIGSFTAAASVEDFLNRWLMRYVLLDDNASQQQKAQFPLREASVQVHDVPGRPGVYRAVSFLRPHFQLDELTVSLRLVAELPKTTAV; this is encoded by the coding sequence ATGTCGGCACAAATGCAAGTCACGGCGCCGGCGTACGCGGACGACGGCCTGCTCGACGAAATCGTCGAACGCAGCAAGGTTGCCAAGTCCACCGTCGAACATGCGCGCGCCAAGGACATCATCGGCGAACTGGTACAGCAGGTGATGGACGGCCAGGTCGTCATCTCGCACAGCCTGTCGGCCACACTGGACAACCGCGTGGCGGAACTGGACCGGCTGATATCAAGCCAGCTGTCGGCCATCATGCATGCGCCCGAATTCCAGAAGCTGGAGCAGAGCTGGGCCGGCCTGCACTACCTGGTGCGCAACACGGCCACGGGCCCGGGGCTGAAGGTGCGCATGCTCAACGCCACCAAGCGCGAACTGGTGCGCGACTTCCAGAGCGCGCTCGAATTCGACCAGAGCACGATGTTCAAGAAGGTCTACGAGGAAGAATTCGGCACGTTCGGCGGCGCGCCGTTTGCCGCGCTGCTGGGCGACTTCGAGATTTCACGCCAGCCCGAGGACATGTACTTCATCGAACAGATGTCGCACGTGGCTGCCGCCGCGCACGCGCCATTCGTCACGGCTGCCGCGCCGGAGCTGTTCGGGCTGGAAGGCTTCGGCGACCTGGGCAAGCCGCGCGACCTGGCCAAGGTGTTCGATACCGTGGAATACGCCAAGTGGAAGGCGTTCCGCGAATCGGAAGACGCCCGTTACGTGGGCCTGACCCTGCCGCGCTTCCTGGGCCGGCTGCCCTTCAATCCGGTCGATGGCACGACGGTGGATGGCTTCAACTTCGTCGAGGAAGTGGACGGCAGCGACCACCAGAAATACCTGTGGTGTAACGCGACCTACGCGTTCGGCGCCAAGCTCACCAAGGCGTTCGAGGAATTCGGCTGGTGCGCCGCCATCCGCGGCGTCGAGGGCGGCGGCCTGGTGGACGACCTGCCGACCCATACGTTCAAGACGGACGAGGGCGAGATCGCGCTGAAGTGCCCCACCGAGGTGGCGATCACGGACCGGCGCGAGAAGGAGCTGTCGGACCTGGGCTTCATCTCGCTGGTGCACTGCAAGAACACGGCCTACGCCGCCTTCTTCGGCGCGCAGTCGGCACAGAAGGCGCGTCGTTACAGCTCGGAAGCGGCCAACGCCAACGCCGTGCTGTCGTCGCAGCTGCAGTACATCTTCGCCGTCTCGCGCATCGCCCACTACATGAAGGCCATGATGCGCGACAAGATCGGCAGCTTCACGGCCGCTGCCAGCGTCGAGGACTTCCTGAACCGCTGGCTGATGCGCTACGTGCTGCTGGACGATAACGCCAGCCAGCAGCAGAAGGCGCAGTTCCCGCTGCGCGAGGCGTCCGTGCAGGTGCACGACGTGCCGGGCCGCCCCGGCGTCTATCGCGCCGTGTCGTTCCTGCGTCCGCATTTCCAGCTCGACGAGCTGACGGTATCGCTGCGGCTCGTCGCCGAGCTGCCGAAAACTACCGCCGTCTGA
- the tssB gene encoding type VI secretion system contractile sheath small subunit — translation MANGDSVQKRLNKVRPPRVQMTYDVEIGDAMENKELPFVLGVVGDYGGNADKEHKRLKERKFVNVDNGNFDEVLAGVEPVARFQAPNCLTGDGDLAVELHFRSMADFRPEAIVRQVAPLARLLDARAKLADLRNKLAGNDKLDDILTDLLASTEQLAKIEPPDGEE, via the coding sequence ATGGCAAACGGCGACAGTGTGCAGAAGCGCCTCAACAAGGTGAGGCCACCCCGGGTGCAGATGACGTATGACGTGGAAATCGGCGACGCGATGGAAAACAAGGAGCTGCCGTTCGTGCTGGGCGTCGTGGGCGACTACGGCGGCAACGCCGACAAGGAGCACAAGCGCCTGAAGGAACGCAAGTTCGTCAATGTCGACAACGGCAACTTCGACGAGGTGCTGGCCGGCGTGGAGCCGGTGGCCCGCTTCCAGGCGCCCAACTGCCTGACGGGCGACGGCGATCTGGCTGTCGAACTGCATTTCCGCTCCATGGCCGATTTCCGTCCCGAAGCCATCGTGCGCCAGGTAGCGCCGCTGGCACGCCTGCTCGACGCACGGGCCAAGCTGGCCGACCTGCGCAACAAGCTGGCAGGGAACGACAAACTGGATGACATCCTGACCGACCTGCTGGCCAGCACCGAGCAGCTGGCGAAAATCGAACCGCCGGACGGGGAGGAATGA
- the tssJ gene encoding type VI secretion system lipoprotein TssJ, producing MRRFTTCLVLAATVATVSGCAATLGAFGLSSPRHVSEADRPPRVIDLRLHAADGLNGGNGGPPLALVARVYTLRRAETFERMPYHAFTNAHTEKEMLGSDLLDVREVLLIPGQRHEVREKVTREAGFIGVVALFRAPDGQRWRAAFPTADAERAGITVGLHGCAMTVGDGTPARQRQLARPLSEAQCG from the coding sequence ATGCGACGCTTCACAACCTGCCTTGTCTTGGCTGCCACCGTGGCCACGGTGTCCGGCTGCGCCGCCACACTCGGCGCCTTCGGGCTGTCCTCGCCGCGCCACGTGTCGGAGGCCGACCGGCCGCCGCGCGTGATCGACCTGCGGCTGCATGCGGCCGATGGGCTGAACGGCGGCAACGGCGGCCCGCCGCTGGCCCTTGTCGCACGCGTCTACACGCTGCGCCGGGCCGAGACATTCGAACGCATGCCGTATCACGCGTTTACCAATGCGCATACCGAGAAGGAGATGCTGGGGTCGGATCTGCTGGACGTGCGCGAAGTGCTGCTGATTCCGGGCCAACGCCATGAGGTGCGCGAGAAGGTCACCCGCGAGGCCGGCTTCATCGGCGTCGTGGCGCTGTTCCGCGCACCGGACGGCCAGCGCTGGCGCGCCGCATTCCCGACCGCCGACGCGGAAAGAGCCGGCATCACGGTCGGCCTGCACGGCTGCGCGATGACGGTCGGCGACGGCACGCCCGCCCGCCAGCGCCAGCTGGCGCGGCCCCTGTCCGAAGCGCAGTGCGGCTGA